Proteins from a single region of Pseudomonas sp. BSw22131:
- a CDS encoding site-specific integrase produces MIESEIDRGIFVSRVEAERTAFHQLIDRYISEIAPKHKGAYSEIKRLEALKRHPLATRIVATLTSSDFARYRDERLKIRKGNTVKRELALFQCVIEVARREWGIPLAENPVRMVSRPSYNDERSRRLDPIEEQYMLGALELRERRADGTYANASHNPWIRPIVQLAIETAMRRGEIFELRWKHVNLERRTAHLPATKNGLPRTVPLSPKAIQLLKDLPRSLCGRVFPTTADALKKAFVRGLERARLKYLGDCDVAQVTPQEDFLINLRFHDLRHEATCRLATKLPNLIELASVTGHREVNMLKRYYNITAEELAAKLA; encoded by the coding sequence ATGATCGAAAGCGAAATCGACCGTGGGATTTTTGTCTCTCGCGTCGAGGCTGAACGCACCGCCTTTCATCAACTCATTGATCGCTACATCTCCGAGATCGCTCCGAAGCACAAAGGCGCGTATTCGGAAATCAAACGCCTGGAAGCGCTCAAGCGTCATCCGCTGGCGACACGCATCGTTGCGACCCTCACCTCTTCAGATTTTGCCCGCTACCGTGACGAGCGCCTGAAGATCCGTAAGGGCAACACGGTCAAGCGTGAGCTGGCTTTGTTTCAATGCGTGATTGAGGTCGCTCGCCGCGAGTGGGGAATTCCTCTGGCCGAGAATCCAGTCAGGATGGTCAGCCGCCCCAGCTACAACGACGAGCGCTCGCGACGGCTCGATCCAATAGAAGAGCAATACATGCTCGGCGCGTTAGAGCTTCGTGAGCGACGTGCTGATGGGACCTACGCCAATGCATCACACAATCCTTGGATACGGCCCATCGTCCAACTGGCGATTGAGACAGCCATGCGCCGTGGCGAGATTTTCGAGCTGCGCTGGAAGCATGTGAACCTGGAACGTAGAACCGCGCACCTCCCTGCAACCAAGAACGGACTGCCCAGAACTGTCCCGCTTTCACCGAAGGCTATTCAGTTGCTCAAGGATCTGCCGCGCTCGCTGTGCGGGCGAGTCTTCCCCACCACGGCTGATGCTCTCAAGAAGGCGTTTGTGCGAGGTCTAGAGCGGGCGAGGCTGAAATACTTGGGAGATTGCGACGTAGCGCAGGTCACGCCTCAGGAAGACTTCCTGATCAATCTGCGCTTTCACGATCTGCGGCATGAAGCGACCTGTCGGCTTGCGACCAAACTGCCGAATTTGATTGAGCTTGCCAGTGTGACGGGGCATCGGGAGGTAAACATGCTGAAGCGGTATTACAACATTACTGCGGAGGAGCTGGCTGCGAAGCTGGCCTGA
- a CDS encoding serine/threonine protein kinase, with amino-acid sequence MSEILIDNVNAPPNIKAQLNALSKDIRFTREITKGGNGYLFFGENRILKNEIAVKFYYWGGDAKYHAEPSTLAAIEAPNILQVKNAGLLDGEWAYFVTPRCPNGDLDDVLEKTEFGNLQAVERTMQILNGVTHLHQRRYLHRDLKPSNIYAGEDGRSIIGDFGSIKYMPEGLNSIPASSHAVLYRPPESIDTNSYGFGGDIYQCGIILYQLLGGYLPYEEMAWLNKAEKLEYGRQASRADKSIFIDTCIRDKIQRGKILDVSSLPSWVPDNLRRTIRKATHIDPIKRYLSASSFHTHLNNIKSKIPDWSVVGGQPVLRGATSFRICNDDGSLYVQKSKHGGDWRRDNSITGDSISEIVKEVEAKI; translated from the coding sequence ATGAGCGAGATATTGATTGATAATGTCAACGCTCCTCCAAATATTAAGGCGCAACTCAATGCGCTAAGTAAGGACATAAGGTTTACAAGGGAAATAACCAAAGGAGGAAATGGCTATCTTTTCTTCGGTGAAAATAGGATACTTAAAAATGAGATTGCCGTAAAATTTTACTACTGGGGAGGTGATGCAAAATACCACGCAGAACCCAGCACTTTAGCTGCAATTGAGGCGCCTAACATTCTTCAAGTCAAAAATGCTGGGCTGCTTGATGGGGAATGGGCCTACTTCGTGACTCCCCGCTGTCCAAATGGCGACCTTGACGATGTGCTTGAAAAGACAGAGTTCGGCAACCTTCAGGCCGTTGAGCGCACTATGCAGATATTGAACGGCGTAACTCATCTGCACCAACGCCGCTATCTGCACAGAGACTTGAAACCGTCCAACATCTACGCAGGCGAAGATGGTAGATCAATTATCGGTGATTTTGGATCAATTAAGTACATGCCCGAGGGACTTAACTCAATCCCCGCATCTAGCCATGCCGTGCTCTATAGGCCGCCTGAATCTATTGATACGAACTCCTATGGATTTGGGGGGGATATATATCAGTGTGGAATAATTCTTTATCAACTATTGGGTGGTTACTTACCTTATGAGGAAATGGCGTGGCTGAACAAAGCTGAAAAACTCGAATATGGTCGCCAAGCATCCAGAGCCGACAAGTCAATTTTTATTGATACATGTATTCGAGATAAAATCCAAAGAGGAAAAATCTTGGATGTATCCTCACTCCCCTCTTGGGTTCCTGATAATCTTAGAAGAACAATAAGAAAAGCAACTCATATAGATCCAATAAAGAGATATCTATCAGCCTCTTCCTTTCATACACATCTGAATAATATTAAATCTAAGATTCCGGACTGGTCGGTAGTTGGAGGGCAACCGGTGCTTAGAGGCGCCACTTCATTTAGAATATGCAATGACGATGGAAGTCTTTATGTCCAGAAATCCAAGCATGGGGGGGACTGGAGGCGAGACAACTCAATCACAGGTGACAGCATTTCCGAAATCGTTAAGGAAGTTGAAGCGAAGATCTGA
- a CDS encoding DUF3010 family protein has product MDKICGVELKGSEAIIVLLEKNGAGYQYLDIEPRKIKLGDDESSDHIKSFFETFQNFARQHDVDLVVIKKRAQKGTRAGGAISFKMESLIQLNGIAEVGFETGQGIAAAERKKPFKLPADLNKYQEDAFKSAVLYIRKLGA; this is encoded by the coding sequence ATGGACAAAATCTGTGGTGTCGAATTGAAGGGTTCCGAAGCAATTATTGTTCTGCTGGAAAAGAATGGCGCAGGGTATCAATATCTTGATATCGAACCTCGTAAAATAAAGCTTGGAGATGACGAGTCTAGTGATCACATTAAGTCATTTTTTGAAACATTTCAAAATTTCGCTAGACAACACGATGTTGACTTAGTGGTGATTAAGAAGCGTGCCCAAAAGGGGACAAGGGCAGGTGGTGCAATCTCCTTTAAGATGGAGTCGCTTATTCAACTCAATGGAATTGCCGAGGTCGGATTTGAAACTGGTCAAGGCATAGCTGCTGCAGAAAGAAAAAAACCATTCAAGCTGCCTGCAGATCTTAATAAATACCAAGAGGATGCATTCAAATCTGCCGTGCTATATATAAGGAAGCTGGGTGCATGA
- a CDS encoding helix-turn-helix domain-containing protein, translated as MSELELSVDVATGQEPQDQLKSNTYWFHIFQAMVDHELAKLGPYAFAVYCVIKSHCDLRTGLSIPSIPTIARKAGISPRQAMREIKTLETRGYISRTRSRKHNEYKLTEKIAISDSQGRPRGQAQWEYRPAQIKSTVEELKRMLFNREAVGQGIHIENLQIIENQTNIGFQISQADLDHLAESNPDIYTKLLSIRNSIRERKATKT; from the coding sequence ATGAGTGAGCTTGAATTGTCGGTTGATGTCGCCACCGGGCAGGAACCACAGGATCAATTGAAATCCAACACCTATTGGTTTCACATTTTCCAGGCCATGGTGGATCACGAACTCGCGAAGCTAGGACCGTATGCATTCGCGGTTTACTGCGTTATCAAATCCCACTGCGATCTCAGAACGGGACTGTCGATTCCTTCAATCCCAACCATTGCTCGCAAAGCTGGGATCAGTCCACGCCAGGCTATGCGCGAGATCAAAACGCTTGAAACCCGAGGCTACATCAGCAGGACGCGATCCCGTAAACATAACGAATATAAGCTCACGGAAAAAATAGCGATCAGCGACTCGCAAGGCAGACCCAGAGGCCAAGCACAGTGGGAGTACCGCCCAGCCCAGATCAAAAGCACGGTTGAGGAGCTGAAACGTATGCTATTCAACAGGGAGGCAGTCGGCCAAGGTATTCACATCGAAAACCTACAGATCATCGAGAACCAGACCAACATTGGCTTCCAGATCAGCCAAGCTGACTTGGACCATTTGGCCGAGAGCAATCCGGACATCTACACCAAGCTGCTGTCTATCCGGAACTCGATCCGGGAGCGTAAGGCGACCAAAACATGA
- a CDS encoding helix-turn-helix domain-containing protein, whose product MTKAIYRREHVIFLQVLKRMRVESGLTQAQCSAALGRPQSFMSDVERGVRRLDMVQLRDLCQVLGSDLVGFTKSFEAALNH is encoded by the coding sequence ATGACAAAGGCTATCTATCGACGTGAGCATGTGATCTTTCTACAGGTGCTAAAGCGCATGAGGGTTGAATCAGGCCTGACCCAGGCCCAGTGCTCTGCCGCGCTGGGGAGACCGCAATCGTTCATGAGTGATGTGGAGAGGGGGGTGAGGCGGCTGGATATGGTTCAGCTTCGTGATCTGTGTCAGGTTTTGGGTAGTGACCTTGTCGGGTTCACCAAATCTTTCGAGGCCGCACTCAACCATTAA